The following DNA comes from Fibrobacter sp. UWB4.
CGTTTGTGGATGAGTTCAACATCATGGAAGCGGCCCGCACTAAGAATTACAGACTCGCTGCAGAATATGTCGCGAATTTCTACGAGAAGTACGAAGTCGCTGCGATGGATGAGTTCTTCTTGCGCAACGCAATTCTGATTGCTTTCCTTGCGCATAACCCGACGCTCGCCGATGTGCTCTACAAGGAAGCGATCAAGCCGCACGAAGAATTTGCCCCGATCGAGAAACTCCTCATCCAGAAGGAAATCCCGAGAATCCGCAGAAAGTAGGGCGCGCTCGCGGCGCATCTCGTCATCCTGAGCATACGATACGCGTCTCGTTGCGGCGCGCCGAGTCATTCTTAAAACATCACTGGATGTTTCGCCCTGCGGACTCAACATGACGGGGTTGCGGGCTTTCTCTATTCATAAAATGGTGATGCCGGATCAAGTGGGCATGACAAGGTCTTCATGTTGCATTTGGATGCATAAAAACAAAAGGAAGCGTTCGGCGCTTCCTTTTAACTTTTAATAACTGCTGACCAATGACTATGGACTAATGACTAACCCATTAGAACAGGAATGATATGCCAACGTTCGTATAGAACGTCAGAAGCGTTGAATTTGTGAAGGACGGTTCTACGGTCAATCCCTGATTCAAGAGGTTTGTGAAACTCTGCACAACGCGAAGGTTCAAGTGAACGCTTCTTGTAAGCATGTAGCCGCCTTCGATGGCGAGTCCCACTTCCATATTTGTTGAAACGTATGTGTTCGTGCTTTTTTCGGAGTTTCCTGTGAATACGCCGCCGTTGGCTTCGGAACTGAATTCCGTATCGCCCATCAGTTTAAGTCCGAGATGCAAGCCAGCTGCTGCAAAAAGGTCGTATTGCTCGAACGTGTAGCGGAACATAATCGGGAGTTCGAACAACATGATGTTCAGCTTGCCCTTGTTGGTGTAAACGCCCATGTCCTTTTCGTAATTGTACTGGCGGTAGTTGAATGTGAGTTCTGGAACAAGGCTGAAGTTCTTTGTGAACATCGAAATCTTGATTATAAGACCGGCACCGGCGTTCCAGCCTGCGCCCCAGCCTTCAGAGTTTGAACCGAGGAACGTGTTGAAACCGCCCTGCACACGAGCTCCGAGGAAAACAGACTGCGAAAAACCTTCGCTTCGCTGTTTGCTGATTTCGGAACGCGATGTCGTCTGGGTCTTGTATCTTGCGTATGCGCTAGCGTAATCTTCGTCGTTTGCGAATTCGCTATCGTTAGAGCCGTCGTATGAACCGTTGGAATCGCTACTGGAGGCCGGGCTGGGCGAATCGACTGAAACCCATTCGTCGTCATCGGAACTTTGAGCGAATGTGCCTGTGGAAAGGGCCAAGATCAGAGACGCGAGTAAGCAAGATTTTCTTAAAAGCATGGTCAAATAATAATAAAACGTGGAGGTTCAACGACTTAAAAATATTTTATTAAGGGTGAAATGAAAAGAAAAAAATGTTTACAGAGGGACTGATGCCTTAAGTTTTATGCTTGCTTTAGGTCTTTGGGGTGAAATATCCCTAATCTGGCGTTTTTTATCCTTTTGGGATGGATAAAACCGCTTGTACCCTGCTTTTTTGTAACCTCAGAATACGTGTCTGGAACGGCTGATGAATGAGTGGTCCTGTTTGGGCTGATTTTGCGTGTTTAAATGCTTATTTTATTCTTGCATGGCTTTTCTAAGTATTTATAGTTTACTTGGGTTTTTATAGTTTGATAATATAGCGGTTTGAACTTTTATAGGAAATGCTGACATGTTCAAAAAAGATTTTTCTTGTGTATGGCTCGTGCTTGCCTGCTTGTCGTTGGTTTCGCTCACTGCTTGCAGCGATGATGCGGTGGGTAATCCCCGTTCTTTGGCAGAACCCGGGTTGCCTACGGATGCTTCCGGCGATGGCTTAGCTTTGTCCAGTCAATCGGATTCGCTTGTGTCTGTTGCAATTCCATATGCAGGCGGCGTCATGACGGTTGATTTCCCTGTATGTAATACTGAAAGTGAAGGCCGTGTTGAAAAGTTGTTTCTTGGAGGTGACAAGTATGGCTACGATCGCTTCTATAAATGCGAGCAAGGCTCCTGGAATGAAACGGACATTTCTGCAACTTGCGATACTGCAGGAGTCTCTGTGGGGGCGATTTGTAAAAGAGATCGCAAAAATGGCTTTTTTTATTCTAATGGGGCGTATTCATACTCGTCATATGTATTTATTTATGCCGGCAACGGCGTCTGGGAGGACTTTGATGGCCTAGCCAAGATGACCAAGGAGTGTACTGCCGAGAACGAAGGTGATAAGGAAAAACTCGTTTATGGTAGTGATGATAATACTTTGGCTGTTTATTACAAATGTTCAGAGAATAAGTGGACTGAAATAGATGAACCTACTTTTTACTGTGCAGAGGATTCCGCCTCTGTTGGCGGAACTTGCTCGGTTGAAATAGATGGAAAAATGGCGTACTATAAATACGAAAATCGCGGGTGGGTGAAATCCGGCTATGATCCTGAATTAGGTTTTTGTCCGGTGATTTATAAAACTTATTTTGTCTCTTGTGGGGAAGGTTCAGAATTTGATTGTAAAGTTGACGAATATAATCAGCCCAAATTACGTGAATCCGGTTGGGTAAATTACTATTGCAGAGCTGGGCAGTGGAAACAGTCGAACATTGTGCCAAATCAATATACGGATCCTCGAAAAGAAGGCTTAACGGATATGGAATACGATGTTTTGGATTTGCCCAAAGAAGCAAAAGTTGGGGACCGTGTAGGTGGATTGCTGGAAACTTGCTGGTATGATGTAGAGCTTTATACGATAGCTGGTTGGGGTGTGTATGATTATTGCTTGTCTCGAAATTATTACCGCTATCGTGAAAATGGTTCTTGGACCTTGGAAACGCGGAGTGAATTTGAGGACTATTTATCTTCTGACCACTTAGGCTGTAATGCAGAAACAGAAGGCGAAAAGAGGTATTCGCTGCCGCGTAATGATGAACCCGGTGCGGTTTACCAATGCGTTTCTGGTTATGCCGAACCTGTCGAATATATCTTTAATCATTACGAAAAGAAATGAGTGCAATGTGTAAGAGTTTTTTTATTACATATAAAAAACGAATGTTTTTTACGCACTTGATTAAGTATTTTGTTGCAAATTAATTTTTGACATTACACTGGAGATGTGTTTATGTTCAATAGGAATCATGTTTGTGCGATTGCAGCGATGGCTGCAATTTCGATGGTGTCTCTCGCGGCTTGCAGCGATGAGAGTCTAAATATCACCAATGTTCCGGATGAATCCGAACTTTCAAGTAGTTCTATGCTTTCGGTTGAGCCGGGGTCGTCGTCTTCGAGTGAACTGTCGTCATCATCGGCGAAAGTCTCCAAACCACGGGATTGTGATGCTAAGGAATTGACTGTTGGTTCTGTTTGTGTTAGGAAAGAACGTGATCCTGTGTGTGGCTTCAAGGCTTCGTGCGGTGATGGCATCATCGAGAATGAGTATGTTTATATGGGCGATGGAGTCTTTGAAACATTTTATGATATTGCTCATAAAGCACCATGTAATGCTGAAAATGAAAACTCTAAGCAGAAGCTTACTTATGGGGACAAATCTTTCCAAAAATCGGAGTACTATATGTGCTTGGGAGGTTTTTCCGAAGACAAGGCGATGAAGCATCCCGACGAGGACCCCATGGTTTATGAGTGGTTCCAGATAAAAGAGGCTGAATATTATTGTGCGGTAAAATATTCTGATAGTGAAATTGTAAGCGCGGCCCCTGTTGGGGAAGTATGCTCGTTTGAAACGTCTGAAGGGGTGCAGAACTATTTAAGCGTATATAATCCAAATACGGATGTGGAGAAAATGGTATGGGAAAAGTTTGAACCTAAATCTGAATTAGGCCCGTGCCCGACTGAGTATTTCTTTAATCGCCTTTTCAGTAAGTCGGGTGAAAAGGTTTATAAGTGTTATTTAGGAGAATGGGTATTGGCTGAGGGGATGATGCCGCAGCAGTATTTGGACCCTAGAAAAGATAACTTGACAGACGAAGAGTATGATGTCTTGGAATTGCCTCAAAATGCTTCGGTGGGTGACCGTGCGGCTGGCTTGCTGGAAGATTGTGTTTATCACAAAGAGTTTTCTTATTTTTTATGCAATAGTGAACAAGCTGATTCTTATATTAGTAACTGCTGGATGCATAAGCGTTATGATGACTGCGAACCTCGAAATTATTATCGATATCGCGAAAATGGTTCCTGGACATTAGAGACTGACGAAGATCAGTTAAATGACAGTCGCTTCCAAGTACCTGAATGTTCTAAAGAAAGAATGGACGCAGTTTTTGAAGTCCCGTCACAACCGGGCAAACCCGGTGAGGCTTATAGATGCATTTGGTATTCCGATGAAGATGTTGGAAATAACAAATTGGCTGGCTATGTCTTTCATAGGGCTGAAAAAAGTAAAATGTTTTAACCACGTTTACATGATGTGAAAAGTGGATTGAATAAAGGAAATATGAAAACGTATAATAAAATTTCTGCAATAGCAGCGATGGCTGCAATTTCGATGGTGTCTCTCGCGGCTTGCAGCGAGTCAAGTCTTACAAATACAGATGAACCTGTAGCGTATTCTGAACGCGCGCACGGGGATCCGTATGCGGAGGTATCTTCTTCATCTGGAGAAGAAAGTAATCTGAAGTGCGAGCCTTTGACTGAAGGTGCGATTACGCGTTTCTTGGTGCAAAAAGAAGGCGATAGATTGAAGAATGCTTGCAGCGAACCACTGGCTGTTATTGGTGATGGTGTTTATGCAGAAGATTGCAATGCGGAAAATGATGGCCGTGTCTTGTCGCTGTGGAGCGGAAATCCCAAGTATGGGTATATGTCGTATTACAAGTGTCAAAAAGACTCTTGGATTAAAGGCGACATTAGCCTCACTTGCGATACTGCCGGCGTGGCTGTGGGTGATACTTGTGTTAAGCAGAATTCGATAAACATATTCCAGGCAGGCATGAATCCTACGGGTGAGATAGTGTCTTTTGTATATAAGGGCAATGGTGTATGGACTAAAGTCGAAACGGAAGAAATGGCAAGAATTGCTAAGTGAAAACTAACCGCGCAGAATTGTAATTTTAGCTCTGGATGAAACCCTTCCAGGGCTTCTTTGTTTTATAGAAACTTGTTTTTGTTTTATTTTTTTGAATTTTTTTTTATTGAATTTTGTAATTGCCGAAATTTGATCAAAAACGCCATTTTTGTTTTTAAAATAATGTTGCGTTGTTTGGGGCGTGTTTTTATTTTATAAGAAGTTGCGGTATGTGAGAACTTTTTGCTTACAAAAAAAAGTTCGAATGTGCTTTTGCGTTTTTAATTGGTTATTTTTATTATAAATTATTTTTGGCATTATGCTGGAGATGAGCTTATGTTCAAAAGGAATCATGTTTGTGCAATAGCAGCAATGGCTGCAATCTCAATGCTTACACTCACTGCTTGCGGTGATGAAAATTCAGATATCACCAATGTTCCGGAAGAATCTGAACTTTCAAGCAGCTCGACGCCTTCTGTTGAGGCAGAGTCGTCTTCGAGTGAATTGGTGCTGTCTAGCAGCTCTGCGCCCGCAATTGAATCTTCGTCATCGGTAGAATCGTCTTCGTCGTCAGAAGAGGATCCTTCTGATAGAGAATTGACCGAAGCTGATGTAAAGTGCAGTGCTACTAAGCCTCATCCTGTTGACGGTGATGAATGCTCGTATAAAAATGATGACGGCTATTTAAAGGATTATCTGTATGTTGATGGAGGTTGGAGGGAGTCTAACGCTGATTCAACATTTGGTCTGTGCCCGACAGAGTATCATTCTAGTAAACTGTATAAAAAATCGGGTGCGGATTATTATTACTGTGTCTGGGGTAAATGGTTCCTTGCCGTTATGGTTCCTCAACAATTTACGGATCCTCGAAAAGAGGGCTTGAGTGATGAAGAATATGATGTTTTGGATTTGCCCAAAAATGCCTCGGTGGGCGACCGTGCTGAAGGTGCGCTGGAACGTTGCGTTAATGGCGTTACCTTAATACTTCGTAGTGGAGTATATGGCTATGGTGCCGCAAAAACCTCTGCTTACTGTGAGGCCGAGAATCATTACCGATATCGCTCGAATGGTACCTGGACTTTGGAGACGGATGAAGATTTACAAAATGATAGCAGATTCCAGGAAGTTGAGTGTACCGAAGAAAATCTTGGCTCTGAATATGAACTAGGAAATGGTTTGATTTATAGGTGCGAGAATGTGCAAACTACCGATTTTTGCAATAAAAATACATGCAAATATAGTTGGAAACCTGGCGCTGTTGTGGTTGATGCTCGCTATAAAAGGTCAACCTTGGCAAGCCCTACGGAAGCTTGCAATGAATCGAATGACGGGGAAAAAGTTGTTGTTGATGCTGGTCCTATAGTTAGTGGTGATATGCCTTGGCAAAAACGATTGCTTGACTACCAATGCAAATATGATTCTGAAAAATCGTTGGGTAAATGGGAAGTTGTTGCAGAAAGATCTGTTGGTTTAAATGACTAAAGAATGGGGTTATGAACATGTTTAATAGAATTTCTTTTTCTGCAATCGCAGC
Coding sequences within:
- a CDS encoding outer membrane beta-barrel protein, which translates into the protein MLLRKSCLLASLILALSTGTFAQSSDDDEWVSVDSPSPASSSDSNGSYDGSNDSEFANDEDYASAYARYKTQTTSRSEISKQRSEGFSQSVFLGARVQGGFNTFLGSNSEGWGAGWNAGAGLIIKISMFTKNFSLVPELTFNYRQYNYEKDMGVYTNKGKLNIMLFELPIMFRYTFEQYDLFAAAGLHLGLKLMGDTEFSSEANGGVFTGNSEKSTNTYVSTNMEVGLAIEGGYMLTRSVHLNLRVVQSFTNLLNQGLTVEPSFTNSTLLTFYTNVGISFLF